Proteins encoded within one genomic window of Rossellomorea vietnamensis:
- the pdhA gene encoding pyruvate dehydrogenase (acetyl-transferring) E1 component subunit alpha has protein sequence MIEEFQLVQVMDQQGQLVQSEYEKDISEVLARTFYRHLIRIRTFDRKAVSLQRQGRIGTYAPYEGQEASQVGSALALQEKDWLFPSYRDHGATMTFGHSLLHILLFWKGRNEGCVPPEGKNIFTPGIPIATQLPHAVGAAFAEKRKGTRNAAIVYFGDGATSEGDFHEGLNLASVWGAPVVFFNQNNQYAISVPMHKQMKTKTIAQKALAYDIPSVRIDGNDIFAVYFETLKALERARNGDGPTLIESVTWRYGAHTTADDPTKYRNQEESESRRKDNDPVDRLTKYMRLRGWLDEEWTASVQKECAKEVDLAVDELEAYTAADPSLIFDYVFATPTWTIQEQKEKLLEQLRGE, from the coding sequence ATGATCGAGGAATTTCAACTGGTCCAAGTGATGGACCAACAAGGACAACTGGTTCAAAGCGAGTATGAAAAAGATATTTCAGAAGTATTGGCCCGTACGTTTTACCGGCATCTCATCAGGATCCGCACTTTCGATCGTAAAGCCGTCAGCCTCCAGCGCCAGGGGCGGATCGGAACGTATGCACCATATGAAGGCCAGGAGGCATCCCAGGTGGGGAGCGCACTTGCCCTGCAGGAAAAAGACTGGTTATTTCCATCCTACCGCGATCATGGCGCAACCATGACATTCGGACATTCGCTCCTTCACATCCTTCTTTTCTGGAAAGGGAGGAATGAAGGTTGTGTGCCTCCTGAAGGGAAGAACATCTTTACTCCAGGCATCCCGATTGCGACCCAGCTTCCACATGCGGTAGGCGCGGCTTTCGCCGAGAAGAGAAAAGGAACCCGGAATGCGGCGATTGTCTATTTCGGAGACGGCGCCACTTCTGAGGGGGATTTTCATGAAGGATTGAATCTGGCAAGCGTATGGGGGGCTCCGGTCGTCTTCTTCAATCAAAATAATCAATATGCCATATCTGTCCCCATGCACAAGCAAATGAAGACGAAGACCATTGCCCAGAAAGCACTGGCCTACGATATCCCAAGCGTCCGCATCGACGGCAATGATATTTTTGCCGTTTATTTTGAAACATTGAAAGCACTGGAGCGTGCAAGGAACGGGGACGGACCTACCTTGATCGAATCGGTGACATGGAGATACGGTGCCCATACGACAGCCGATGATCCGACGAAGTACCGTAACCAAGAGGAAAGCGAGTCCAGGCGTAAAGATAATGACCCCGTCGACCGTTTAACCAAATACATGAGGCTAAGGGGCTGGCTTGACGAGGAATGGACGGCTTCTGTCCAAAAGGAATGTGCGAAGGAAGTGGACCTTGCCGTCGACGAACTGGAAGCATATACAGCCGCGGATCCGAGTTTGATCTTCGACTATGTGTTTGCCACCCCGACTTGGACGATCCAGGAACAAAAAGAAAAGCTCCTTGAGCAATTGAGAGGTGAATAG
- a CDS encoding alpha-ketoacid dehydrogenase subunit beta, with translation MSTLTKMKTLTMVQAITDAMRVMLKENEDVLLMGEDIGANGGVFRATDGLQQEFGEDRVLDTPLSEAGFIGAAIGMGLNGFRPVTEVQFLGFIYPAYEQIMTHASRLRARTLGHFTCPLVIRAPYGAGVRAPEIHSDSTEALFTHMPGIKVVCPATPYDAKGLLIAAIEDPDPVLFLEPMRCYRSSKEEVPEEKYTVEIGKGKVVAEGEDVTIIAWGAMVKVAEDAAKEAADKGISCEVLDLRTLYPLDKDLISNSVQKTGRTVIVHEAHATGGVGNDVLAIINDTSFLYQKAPTERVTGFDTPVPYFGFEDFYLPDSKRVLAAVERVARY, from the coding sequence ATGAGCACCTTAACGAAAATGAAGACATTGACGATGGTTCAGGCCATCACGGATGCGATGAGAGTGATGCTAAAGGAAAACGAGGATGTCCTGTTGATGGGTGAGGATATCGGGGCGAACGGGGGAGTGTTCCGGGCGACTGACGGCCTGCAACAGGAATTCGGCGAAGACCGGGTGCTTGATACACCCTTAAGTGAAGCCGGCTTTATCGGTGCCGCCATCGGGATGGGATTGAATGGATTCCGCCCGGTGACGGAGGTACAGTTTTTAGGATTCATCTACCCGGCATATGAGCAGATCATGACCCATGCTTCCAGATTACGTGCACGGACACTCGGCCATTTCACCTGCCCATTGGTCATCAGGGCTCCTTATGGGGCAGGGGTCCGGGCACCTGAAATCCATTCCGATAGCACAGAGGCACTTTTCACTCATATGCCGGGAATCAAGGTTGTCTGTCCGGCCACACCGTATGATGCAAAAGGTCTTCTGATCGCGGCGATTGAAGACCCCGATCCTGTCCTCTTCCTTGAGCCCATGAGATGCTACCGGTCTTCCAAAGAGGAAGTGCCGGAAGAGAAGTACACCGTGGAAATCGGGAAGGGCAAGGTAGTAGCAGAGGGTGAGGATGTCACGATCATTGCTTGGGGTGCGATGGTGAAGGTAGCCGAGGACGCAGCGAAGGAAGCGGCGGATAAAGGCATCTCCTGTGAGGTGCTTGACCTCAGAACCCTCTATCCCCTTGATAAGGATCTGATCTCGAACTCTGTCCAGAAGACGGGGAGGACCGTCATCGTCCACGAAGCCCATGCAACGGGTGGGGTTGGAAATGATGTGCTTGCGATCATCAATGACACATCCTTTTTATATCAAAAAGCGCCTACAGAACGCGTAACAGGATTCGATACGCCTGTTCCGTATTTCGGGTTTGAAGATTTCTATTTGCCTGACAGTAAACGAGTGCTTGCTGCAGTGGAGAGAGTGGCACGCTATTAG